AAAATGTTACGGAACCTTACTTCGGGAGCGGGTGGCTCGCTGACGGGGGACCCCGCCGCCCGCAGCTTGCGAGGACGGTGGGGGTGGCAGCGACGGGGCTAAAGCCCCTTGCTACGGGAGCGCCGATGTGATTTGGAAGACGCATTCCACAAAGCATCCCCAAGCTTTCCCCAGGGGATAAAAACCACGAAGGAATTGTGGAGCGATTGTGGAGTTTTATTTTTCCACCGATTCGAAATCGAGGCCGTGAGATTCCCACAGCGCTCGCGAGCGAAATTCGCTTTCCAGATCCGAGAGCTGGCGATTTATCCCCGAATCCACAACCTCTATTAGTGATTCTATATTTATAATTAAGGGTAAGAATTAGAGAGATTGGCTGTGGAATTGAAAAAGAGAAAGGGCAGGTAAGATGGAAATCAAGATCTCGAGAGAAGAACTCAAGCAAGGCCTCTACTGGACCCAAAACGTCGTCGAAAAGAAGACGACCAAGCCCATCCTTTCCAATGCCTTGATCGAGGCCTCGGGCGAGCGGCTCAAGCTCAGCGCCACCGACCTCGAAGTCGGCATCTCGGTCGAGGTTCCCGCTCAAGTGAAGAGCGGCGGCCAAGTGGCGGTGCCGGCCAAGAGCCTCTACGACATCGTGCGCGAGATCACCGCTGAGCAGATCAGCATCAAGCGCCGCGACGACCATTGGCTCGAGATTTCGGCCGGCAGCTCCAAGTTCAAGGTGGTGGGGCTCTCGCCCCAGGAATTTCCCTCGATGCCCGAGATGGGCAAAAAGAACGTCCTCACCCTCGACGCGCCGGCGTTGCGGGCCATGATTGAAAAGACCCTTTTCTCGGTTTCGACCGACGAAACCAAGTACAATTTAAACGGGGTTTTTCTCGAATCGGCCGGCGACAAGAAGCTGCGGATGGTCGCGACCGATGGTCATCGCCTGAGCTGGGCCGAGCGCCCGATGACCCAGAGCTTCCAATTGGCCAAGGGAGTCTTGTTGCCGCGCAAGGGCGTCCTCGAGCTCCAGAAATTGATCCAAGAGGAAGACGGCATCCTGCCCTTGGCCATCGAGGGTCGCAACGTGATGCTGCAGCGCGGCCCGATCACACTTTTCATCCGCTTGATCGAAGGCGATTTCCCGGATTACCGCCAAGTCATCCCGGCTAAGAACGACCAAAGCGCGATCCTGCCCAAGGCCCAACTGGTCGGCGCTCTCCGCCGAGTCTCCTTGCTCAGCCAGGAGCATAACCGCGGGGTGAAGCTCACTTTCAATAGCGGCCAGCTCGAGCTGCTCTGCAGCAATCCCGACTTGGGCGAGGCTCGGGAAGAGGTCGAATGCCAATACAAGGGCAAGCACTTCGAGGTCGGTTTCAATTACCGTTATTTCCTCGACGTCCTGAGCGTGCTCGAGGACGAAACCGTCAAGCTCGAGCTCAAGGACGAGGTCAGCCCTTGCCTGATCCGCTCCGAGGTCGACAAGGGCTTCTTGAGCCTGATCATGCCGATGCGGCTTTAAAACGTGGCGATCCAAGCCCTGACCATCCGGCGCTTCCGCAACCTCGAGGACCAAGATTTCTTGCCTTCCACCGGCCTCAACGTCCTCGAGGGCGACAATGCCCAAGGCAAGACCAACCTCTTGGAGGCCATTTACTACCTGGCCAACGGCAAGTCCTTCCGGACCGCCGAGCTCTCCAGCCTGATCCGCTTCGAGTCAGCCTCGGCCGAGCTTTCGGCCCGCTGGGAGCAGGAGGGCTTGGACTACCGGCTGGAACTCTCGCTTCGGCCCGAAGGCCGGGAGCTCAAGTTTCAAGGCAAGCCGATCGTGCGGCTGGCGCCGGTTCAAGCCAGCCTTCGAGTCCTGGTCTTCACGCCCGACTCCTCCCAGCTGTTCCGCTTGGCGCCCCTAAGCCGGCGGCGCTATTTCGATCACGCCATCTCGGTCCAAAGTCCGGCCTACGCCAGCGCCTTGAGCCGCTATCAGCGGGTGCTCCGCCAAAGGAATCACCTGCTGGAATCGGGGGCACCGAGCCACCTCCTCGAGCCTTTCGATCGCCAATGGGCCGAGACCGCGGCCGCGCTGCTGACCGAGCGCCGGGTTTATCTCGAGCGGCTTTTGCCGGCTTGGAAAAAGCGCTGGCAAGCCTTGAGCGGAGAGGATTGGCGCTTGAGCGCCACTTGGGAGGGGCCGGTGGCTGAAAGGCGGATCGGTAATTCCGAAGCTTTGCTCGAGGCCCTGGCCGAAGTCGCTGCCGAAGAGCGACGCCAAGGCCGCAGCCTGCTCGGTCCCCAGCGCGAGGACTTGGTGCTGGCGCTGGCGGGTCATCCGGTCCGCGAGGCCGCCTCCCAAGGCCAGCAACGGATGCTGGTCATCGGGCTGAAGCTGGCCGAGGCCGACCTGTTCCGCGAGGAAAGCCGGCGGGCGCCGGTTTTCCTGCTCGACGATCTGGGCAGCGAGCTCGATGAGCGCCATCGCCGCCTGCTACTCGACAGCCTGGGCGAAATCGAGGCCCAAACCTTTCTGACCAGCGCCCAGAGCGGCGCTTACGCGGCCCTTCATGCCCGCAATTTCAGGGTGGAAAGCGGGCTCATTTCAGGCTAAGCCCTTGGTAGGGGCGACCCTCGCGGTCGCCCCATCTACTTAACAACGCCGTGGTTGCGGGCGGGCGCAAGACCCGCCCCCTACACTTGCATTTGTAAGGAGGAAATCTTGCCAACCGCGAAGCCGAACGAAGCCCCCAGCGGGGTTTATGACGCCAGTTCCATCAAGGTCCTGGAAGGATTGGACGCGGTCCGCAAGCGCCCCGCCATGTACATCGGTTCCACCGGCTCGGCGGGCCTCCATCACCTGGTATATGAGGTCGTGGACAATTCGATCGACGAGGCCTTGGCCGGATTTTGCGACCAGATCAAAGTCATCATCCACATCGACAACTCGATCACCGTCGAAGACAACGGCCGCGGCATCCCGGTCGACATGCACCCGACCGAGAAAGTCTCGGCCGCCGAGGTCGTCCTGACCAAGCTGCATGCCGGCGGCAAGTTCGAGCACAGCGCCTACAAGGTCAGCGGCGGCCTCCACGGCGTCGGCGTCTCCTGCGTCAACGCCCTTTCGGGCGAGCTCGACCTCGAGATCAAGCGCGACGGGACGGTTTATCACCAGCGCTACAAACAAGGGGTGCCGACCGCGCCGCTGGAGTCGACCGGCAAGACCAGCAACCGCGGGACCAAGATTTGGTTCAAGCCCGACGCCACGATCTTCGAAACCACCGAATACAGCTTCGACGTTTTGAGCAACCGGCTCCGCGAGCTCTCCTTCCTCAACAAGGGGATCAGGATCGAGATCAGCGACGAGCGCAGCGGCAAGAGCCACAATTTCCAGTACGAGGGCGGGATCGTCAGCTTCGTCGAGCATCTCAACCAGCGCAAGTCACCGCTCTATCCCAAGCCGATTTACTTCGAGGCCCAGAAGGACTCTTGCATCGTCGAGATCGCGATGCAGTGGAACGACGGCTATGCCGAGACCCTCTTTTCCTTCGTCAACAACATCAACACCCATGACGGCGGGACCCATGTCACCGGCTTCAAGTCGGCCTTGACCCGAGTCTTGAACAACTTCCTCCAGAACCAGGGCCTGCTCAAGTCACTCAAGGAAGACGGTCTCGAGGGCGAGGACATCCGCGAAGGCCTGACCGCCGTCATCTCGATCAAGATTCCCGACCCCCAATTCGAAGGCCAGACCAAGGGCAAGCTCGGCAACTCCGAGGTCGAAGGCCTGGTCAAGTCGGTGGTCGGCGAGCGTCTCAACCAGCTTTTCGAGGAAAATCCGACTCTCGGCCGAAAAATCGGCAGCAAGATCGTCGAGGCCGCCCGGGCCCGGATCGCCGCCCGCAACGCCCGCAACTTGGTCCGGCGCAAAAGCGCGCTCGAGATCGGCTCGCTACCCGGCAAGCTGGCCGACTGCCAGGAAAAGGACCCGGGCCTCTCCGAGCTCTACATCGTCGAGGGCGAATCGGCCGGCGGCTCGGCCAAGCAGGGCCGGGACCGGCGCAACCAAGCCATCCTCCCGCTCAAAGGCAAGATCCTCAACGTCGAGAAGGCCCGCTTCGACAAGATGCTGACCTCGGAGGAAATCCGGGTCCTGATCACGGCGCTCGGCGCCGGCATCGGCGAGAACGACTTCGACATCGAGAAGCTGCGCTACCACAACATCATCATCATGACCGATGCCGACGTCGACGGGGCCCATATCCGCACTCTGTTGCTCACTTTCTTCTATCGCCAGATGCCCCAGGTGGTGGAGCGGGGCTACCTCTACATCGCCCAGCCGCCGCTCTACAAAGCCAAGAAGGGCAAGGCCGAAAAGTACCTCAAGGACGAAGGGGCCCTCGAGGAATACCTGCTCGAGCTCGGGGTCGAGGACTTGAGGCTCAAGGCCCCGAAGAAAGAGGTCACCGGCAAGGCTTTGAGCGAGCTGACCCGGACCCTGATCAAGTACGACAAAATTTTGAACGGCATGCGCCAGAAGGCCGACCCCCGGCTGATCGACGCCCTGATCCTGGCCACCGACTTTTCGCCTGAAACCCTGAAAGACCCCCGGAAGATGGACGTCGAGTCCGACAAGCTGGCGGCCTATCTGACCCAGTATTACCCCGAGCTGAAGGACTTCGGCCTCGATACCGAGAAGGACGAGGAGCACAGCGCCCACCGGCTGGTCTACCGCACGCTCTACGGTGGGATGAATCGCCGGACCGTGATCGACGTGGTGCTGCTCGAGTCGCCGGAGATCCACGAGCTGCGCGGGATCCAAAAAGAGCTGGCGGCCCTCGGCGCCGGGCCTTACCAGGTGGTGAGCGGCGATGACAAGGCCAAGAGCCTGGCCACTCTCCGCGAGGTCAAGGATTTCATCCTGGCCAACGGCCGCGAGGGTCAATACATCCAACGCTACAAAGGCCTGGGCGAAATGAACCCCGAGCAGCTCTGGAGCACCACGATGAACCCGGAGAGCCGGACCCTCTTGCAGGTCCGGGTCGACGACCTGGTCGAGGCCGACGAGATCTTCACCGTCCTGATGGGCGATCAAGTCGAGCCCCGGCGCGAGTTCATCGAGAACAACGCGCTCAAGGTCCGAAACTTGGATGTTTAGCTAAGCCACCGGAATATGTGATTATTTTAAGCTTGGCGGGGGCGAAATGGGCGTGCTACGCTTCGGCGAGTCTTCGGCTTCGCCGGGACGAGCAGCCAATTCGCAGGGAATGCGAATTTTTTTCGACCTAAGGAGTCTTTCATGGGCAAGGTAGTCCTCAACGATCTCGAATTCGACGTTCCTTCCAACTGGCAGGACCAAGGCATGGTCACCCTGACCATTCCCTCCACCGACAAGAACGTCCGCCCCAACATCATCATCACCAAAGAGCGCCTTGCCCAGCCGGTGGACCTCCCGACCTATTTCGCCAAGATCAAAGAGGCGGTGAAAGCCCGCGGCATCCAGACTTTCCAGATCCTCGACGAGCGCGAGATCAGCATCGCCGGCCTGCCGGCCATGCAGATGGTCTGCGCCTGGGATTTGGCGGCGATGAAGCAGATGCTCGGGCCCAATGCCGAGGTGCTGAAGAACATCAAGCCCGGCCAGAAGGTCCAGCAGATCCAAGTCAGCTTCATCAAGGCCGACGTGGCGGTCAATCTCACCGCCAGCTTCCCGGCCGAGCAGTTCGAGATCTACACCCGGCCCTTCCAGAAATTTCTGGCGACCATCAAATCGGTATAACGTATCCCAAAGAATGTCATCCTGAGCGAAGCGAAGGATCTGTGACCTCTCAAGGTTCTTTAAAAGGCCCAAGACCCTTCGCCTCGACTAAGGGAATTCCCAGGATACGAAGGGGTTTTGAAGCTCTAAAGCTGCTTGGCAGGTCGCAGATCCTTCGCTCAGGATGACGATTGCAGAAGCGCTCAAATCAATCGCAGGTTTCGGCGCAATCAAGCTCGCGCAGCACCTCGCCCTTGGCGTTGAGGAAGGCGACCCGGTAGCTGGTGTCGCCGGTGTCGAAGATCACCTGGACCTCGCCCGAATCCCGCTGAAAATAACGCTGATAGCTGCCGTCGGCGAATTGCTTGAGGGTGACGGCGAAGGGCCCCTGCTTGCGAGTCTGCTGGTTGTAGATCAAAGTCCGCTTGCGGTCGAAGAAAAGCTCCTCCTCGCGATCGGGCCACTGAATGCGCCAGAGGCTGGAGCCGTTGGAATAGCTGATCCAGGTCATCGGGATTCCATCGACCACGCTCTTCTGCTCGTTTCCGCCTTCGAGCGGGGCTCCGCCCACCGAGCCCGCGGCCAAGCGCCGGCCGGTCGGGGCCTTCTTGCCGCTGAGGTATTTCTTCTTCGAGCTCATCGAACCGCCGAGGTCGGTCTCCTCAACGGCGAGGCCCATGGCCTCGGCACCGCTTTCATGGGCGGCCTTATCCGAAAGGCTGACTTCGGCTAGCACCGCTTTTTTGGCATCGCGCAAGCTCAGCTGGCCCTGCTCCGACCAGAGCAGGCTTCGGCCCTTTTCCAGGAATATCTGAGCGCCGCCGGAGCCGCTTCGCAGCTCGCCGGGCAGGGGGGGCAGGGCGGCGGCCGCCTTGTCCTTGGCCGCCAGCGGAGTCGCGGCCAACAGGAGGAGCGGAGCCAGGACCTTAACGCTCGATCCGAAAATCTTTCCAATCCTTCTCATCGTCGATCCATTCGCTTTCCACCGACTCGACATGGGCGGCCGGCGGCCCTCGATGGCAAAGCCGCTCCAATTCCAAGAGCGCTTGACGCTGGCCTTGGGCCAGCCATTCGACTCGGCCGTCGGGGAGATTGCGGACCCAGCCGGTCAGGCCCAATTCGCGGGCCCTCTCTTGGGTCCAGGCTCGATAGAAGACGCCCTGGACCCGTCCTCGGATCTGGGCTTTCAATTGCATCGTGACATTTCCTCCGCAAGTTTTAGCACAATCCCGTTTCGGCGAGGAGATTTCTTTACGCGGCGCCTCAGCCGGGCATAAAATTTCCCCCATG
This bacterium DNA region includes the following protein-coding sequences:
- a CDS encoding acylphosphatase, whose amino-acid sequence is MQLKAQIRGRVQGVFYRAWTQERARELGLTGWVRNLPDGRVEWLAQGQRQALLELERLCHRGPPAAHVESVESEWIDDEKDWKDFRIER
- a CDS encoding DcrB-related protein, yielding MGKVVLNDLEFDVPSNWQDQGMVTLTIPSTDKNVRPNIIITKERLAQPVDLPTYFAKIKEAVKARGIQTFQILDEREISIAGLPAMQMVCAWDLAAMKQMLGPNAEVLKNIKPGQKVQQIQVSFIKADVAVNLTASFPAEQFEIYTRPFQKFLATIKSV
- the dnaN gene encoding DNA polymerase III subunit beta, whose protein sequence is MEIKISREELKQGLYWTQNVVEKKTTKPILSNALIEASGERLKLSATDLEVGISVEVPAQVKSGGQVAVPAKSLYDIVREITAEQISIKRRDDHWLEISAGSSKFKVVGLSPQEFPSMPEMGKKNVLTLDAPALRAMIEKTLFSVSTDETKYNLNGVFLESAGDKKLRMVATDGHRLSWAERPMTQSFQLAKGVLLPRKGVLELQKLIQEEDGILPLAIEGRNVMLQRGPITLFIRLIEGDFPDYRQVIPAKNDQSAILPKAQLVGALRRVSLLSQEHNRGVKLTFNSGQLELLCSNPDLGEAREEVECQYKGKHFEVGFNYRYFLDVLSVLEDETVKLELKDEVSPCLIRSEVDKGFLSLIMPMRL
- the recF gene encoding DNA replication and repair protein RecF (All proteins in this family for which functions are known are DNA-binding proteins that assist the filamentation of RecA onto DNA for the initiation of recombination or recombinational repair.); amino-acid sequence: MAIQALTIRRFRNLEDQDFLPSTGLNVLEGDNAQGKTNLLEAIYYLANGKSFRTAELSSLIRFESASAELSARWEQEGLDYRLELSLRPEGRELKFQGKPIVRLAPVQASLRVLVFTPDSSQLFRLAPLSRRRYFDHAISVQSPAYASALSRYQRVLRQRNHLLESGAPSHLLEPFDRQWAETAAALLTERRVYLERLLPAWKKRWQALSGEDWRLSATWEGPVAERRIGNSEALLEALAEVAAEERRQGRSLLGPQREDLVLALAGHPVREAASQGQQRMLVIGLKLAEADLFREESRRAPVFLLDDLGSELDERHRRLLLDSLGEIEAQTFLTSAQSGAYAALHARNFRVESGLISG
- the gyrB gene encoding DNA topoisomerase (ATP-hydrolyzing) subunit B — its product is MPTAKPNEAPSGVYDASSIKVLEGLDAVRKRPAMYIGSTGSAGLHHLVYEVVDNSIDEALAGFCDQIKVIIHIDNSITVEDNGRGIPVDMHPTEKVSAAEVVLTKLHAGGKFEHSAYKVSGGLHGVGVSCVNALSGELDLEIKRDGTVYHQRYKQGVPTAPLESTGKTSNRGTKIWFKPDATIFETTEYSFDVLSNRLRELSFLNKGIRIEISDERSGKSHNFQYEGGIVSFVEHLNQRKSPLYPKPIYFEAQKDSCIVEIAMQWNDGYAETLFSFVNNINTHDGGTHVTGFKSALTRVLNNFLQNQGLLKSLKEDGLEGEDIREGLTAVISIKIPDPQFEGQTKGKLGNSEVEGLVKSVVGERLNQLFEENPTLGRKIGSKIVEAARARIAARNARNLVRRKSALEIGSLPGKLADCQEKDPGLSELYIVEGESAGGSAKQGRDRRNQAILPLKGKILNVEKARFDKMLTSEEIRVLITALGAGIGENDFDIEKLRYHNIIIMTDADVDGAHIRTLLLTFFYRQMPQVVERGYLYIAQPPLYKAKKGKAEKYLKDEGALEEYLLELGVEDLRLKAPKKEVTGKALSELTRTLIKYDKILNGMRQKADPRLIDALILATDFSPETLKDPRKMDVESDKLAAYLTQYYPELKDFGLDTEKDEEHSAHRLVYRTLYGGMNRRTVIDVVLLESPEIHELRGIQKELAALGAGPYQVVSGDDKAKSLATLREVKDFILANGREGQYIQRYKGLGEMNPEQLWSTTMNPESRTLLQVRVDDLVEADEIFTVLMGDQVEPRREFIENNALKVRNLDV